In a single window of the Syngnathus typhle isolate RoL2023-S1 ecotype Sweden linkage group LG19, RoL_Styp_1.0, whole genome shotgun sequence genome:
- the LOC133143990 gene encoding lamin-B2-like → MLHKNNDELSIFGRPLKLSPSPSSRVTISRVTGSSSSRTSKRRRTDLESGDHKRGEELLLASEEDAASGGVSISPTDMNGNKVTLANDTEQDQPLGNWRLKRQVDDAVEIVYKFSPEFVLKAGQTVTVGFAHADVAQRLPTDLLWKSQASGGTGSDITTTLVNSDGEEVARRSVSKKVENGEEEQEDDDDAEPIAHKKVSALVLLIGTSLSVYLES, encoded by the exons ATGTTGCACAAAAATAACGATGAATTGTCCATATTTGGCAGACC GCTCAAGCTGTCTCCCAGCCCATCTTCGCGCGTCACCATCTCCAGGGTGACAGGCTCATCCTCGTCCCGCACCTCCAAACGAAGGAGGACAGACCTGGAGTCGGGCGACCACAAGCGTGGCGAGGAGCTGCTGCTGGCGTCTGAGGAGGATGCGGCGAGCGGCGGCGTCTCCATCTCGCCCACCGACATGAACGGCAACAAGGTCACGCTGGCCAACGACACGGAGCAG GACCAGCCGTTGGGGAACTGGAGACTGAAGAGACAAGTGGACGACGCTGTCGAGATCGTCTACAAGTTCTCACCAGAGTTTGTTCTCAAGGCCGGACAGACTGTCACG GTGGGGTTTGCACATGCTGACGTGGCCCAACGTCTGCCCACTGATCTCCTGTGGAAAAGCCAAGCTTCCGGGGGCACAGGAAGTGACATTACCACCACCTTGGTGAACTCTGACGGCGAG GAAGTGGCCAGACGCAGTGTCAGCAAGAAGGTGGAGAATGGAGAAGAAGAacaggaggacgacgacgacgcggAGCCAATTGCGCACAAGAAGGTGAGCGCCCTAGTATTGCTAATTGGGACTAGCCTGTCAGTTTACCTGGAAAGTTAA